A section of the Vanessa tameamea isolate UH-Manoa-2023 chromosome 29, ilVanTame1 primary haplotype, whole genome shotgun sequence genome encodes:
- the LOC113395914 gene encoding ferritin heavy chain, which translates to MKIFLAIVVLLAVCSSAFGTQCNVNPVNIPKQWITMTHGCRSSVRQQIQMEVSASIQYLAMGAHFSRDSVNRPGFAKLFFDASSEEREHAMKLIEYLLMRGELTTNVTSLITIRPPERKHWASGVDALEDALKMETEVTKAIKNVIIKCESDRDGQGHENNDYHLVDYLTGDFLEEQYKGQRDLAGKASTLKKMMERHSSLGEFIFDKKLLGMDI; encoded by the exons atgaagatCTTTTTGGCAATCGTCGTGCTTTTGGCCGTCTGTTCTTCAGCATTCGGTACacaat GTAATGTAAACCCGGTTAATATTCCGAAGCAATGGATCACTATGACCCATGGTTGTCGCAGCAGCGTCCGTCAGCAGATCCAGATGGAAGTATCGGCCTCCATCCAGTACTTGGCTATGGGCGCCCACTTCTCTAGAGATTCC GTgaaccgccccggcttcgccAAGCTGTTCTTCGACGCCAGCTCCGAGGAAAGGGAGCACGCCATGAAACTTATTGAATATCTGCTGATGAGGGGAGAGCTGACAACCAACGTCACGTCATTGATTACTATTCGG CCCCCAGAACGCAAACACTGGGCATCAGGTGTGGATGCTTTGGAAGATGCCCTGAAAATGGAAACTGAAGTCACAAAGGCCATTAAAAACGTTATCATCAAGTGTGAGAGCGACAGAGACGGCCAGGGTCACGAGAACAATGATTATCAT CTTGTGGATTACTTGACTGGTGACTTCCTGGAAGAACAATACAAGGGTCAACGTGATCTCGCCGGCAAGGCCTCCACTCTCAAGAAGATGATGGAGCGTCACTCATCGCTCGGCGAGTTCATCTTCGACAAGAAACTCCTTGGAATGGACATCTAA